The following coding sequences lie in one Allochromatium vinosum DSM 180 genomic window:
- a CDS encoding PAS domain-containing sensor histidine kinase yields MDDGRPSDARLLSPYTSRRTRRLDEETLAWERDLFVGGPVAVLVWRPEARWPVCHASPNVAPIFGHSAERMMHSDFHYMSVIHPDDIDRIAGEVVRYLNEGRDTWEQRYRIVRPDGQVRWLYDFTVVDRDESAEPRLLRGYVMDETETQRRERDFQVLAASSADAVWISAVPAGFLYANPAALRLTEHDATSLGRLCWPDLIAPREHARLPELLERLDAGECVQTEVWIGRADRTEVLVDLRLQPLGEGRCLGIGREHAEPQRSIVTENRRPPDVLRESQELYRAIVDQAADGIVLIDAQTLRFVEFNEAACRSLGYSRDEFARLGISDIQADLSPRGIARWRERINSSGQGDFETLHRHKSGELRRVHVSNRALDIRQGRYWAAIWRDITERKRIEDELDEHRRHLEELVRTRTAELERARLEAESANLAKSILLANMSHEVRAPINAILGLNHRLKASANDPEQSQRLGQIAEAGYHLLRIANDILDLSRMEAGTLRLERVDFELRHSLARLNLLLNAEVEAKGLRLRLVMDPTLPARLHGDPGRLGQILLNLTGNAVKFSEHGTVTVKANLIDRHQNRVRVRFEVCDEGTGIPEDRQDALFLAFEQLDVSTARQFGGSGLGLAISKRLVELMEGEIGVESRPGVGSAFWFTACFEPASDGD; encoded by the coding sequence TTGGATGACGGGCGTCCGTCCGATGCCCGTTTGCTCTCGCCCTACACCAGCCGCCGAACACGACGGCTCGACGAAGAAACGCTCGCCTGGGAGCGCGATCTGTTCGTCGGCGGTCCCGTAGCCGTACTCGTCTGGCGTCCGGAGGCGCGCTGGCCGGTGTGTCATGCTTCACCGAACGTCGCACCGATCTTCGGCCACTCGGCCGAACGCATGATGCACTCGGATTTCCACTACATGTCGGTGATCCACCCCGATGACATCGACCGGATCGCCGGTGAGGTGGTACGTTATCTCAATGAAGGGCGCGATACCTGGGAGCAGCGCTACCGGATCGTCCGGCCGGATGGTCAGGTGCGATGGCTGTACGATTTCACGGTCGTGGATCGCGATGAATCGGCCGAACCGCGTCTGCTGCGCGGTTATGTCATGGACGAGACCGAGACGCAGCGTCGCGAGCGCGATTTCCAGGTACTCGCCGCGTCCAGCGCCGACGCCGTCTGGATCAGTGCGGTGCCGGCCGGATTCCTGTACGCCAATCCGGCGGCCTTGCGTCTGACCGAACACGACGCGACCAGTCTGGGCCGCCTGTGCTGGCCGGACCTGATCGCACCTCGCGAGCATGCACGTCTCCCTGAACTCCTGGAGCGACTCGACGCCGGTGAGTGCGTGCAGACCGAGGTCTGGATAGGTCGCGCGGATCGTACCGAGGTGCTGGTCGATCTCAGGCTCCAGCCGCTCGGCGAAGGCCGCTGTCTCGGCATCGGACGCGAGCACGCCGAGCCGCAACGCTCAATCGTCACCGAGAATCGACGCCCCCCGGATGTGCTGCGCGAGAGTCAGGAACTCTATCGCGCCATCGTCGATCAGGCCGCCGATGGCATCGTCCTGATCGATGCCCAAACATTGCGTTTCGTCGAGTTCAACGAAGCCGCCTGTCGGTCGCTGGGCTACAGTCGCGACGAGTTCGCGCGGCTCGGTATCTCAGACATCCAGGCCGACCTCTCGCCGCGCGGCATCGCCCGCTGGCGTGAACGAATCAACAGTTCCGGGCAGGGCGATTTCGAGACCCTTCATCGCCACAAAAGCGGTGAATTGCGTCGGGTGCACGTCAGCAATCGCGCACTGGACATCCGCCAGGGACGCTATTGGGCCGCGATCTGGCGCGACATCACCGAGCGCAAGCGCATCGAGGACGAACTGGATGAGCATCGGCGCCATCTGGAAGAGCTGGTGCGCACGCGCACGGCCGAACTGGAGCGCGCCCGTCTGGAGGCCGAGAGCGCCAATCTGGCCAAGAGCATCCTGCTGGCTAACATGAGCCATGAAGTGCGCGCTCCGATCAACGCCATTCTCGGTCTGAACCATCGCCTCAAGGCCAGCGCCAATGACCCCGAACAGTCGCAGCGTCTGGGTCAGATCGCGGAGGCGGGCTACCACCTGCTGCGCATAGCCAACGACATTCTCGATCTGTCACGCATGGAAGCCGGCACACTGCGTCTGGAACGGGTCGACTTCGAACTCAGACATAGCCTGGCACGGCTGAACCTGCTGCTCAATGCCGAGGTCGAGGCCAAGGGACTGAGACTGCGTCTGGTCATGGACCCGACCTTGCCGGCGAGACTCCACGGCGACCCAGGGCGACTGGGGCAGATTCTGCTGAACCTGACCGGCAATGCGGTCAAGTTCAGCGAACACGGAACCGTGACGGTCAAGGCAAACCTCATCGACCGGCACCAGAATCGAGTCCGTGTCCGCTTCGAGGTGTGCGACGAAGGAACCGGCATCCCCGAAGACCGTCAGGACGCGCTCTTTCTGGCGTTCGAACAACTGGACGTCTCCACGGCGCGCCAGTTCGGCGGCTCGGGCCTTGGGCTGGCGATCAGCAAGCGGCTCGTCGAACTGATGGAGGGCGAGATCGGTGTGGAGAGCCGGCCTGGGGTCGGCAGTGCGTTCTGGTTTACCGCCTGCTTCGAGCCGGCCTCCGACGGCGATTGA
- a CDS encoding DUF2802 domain-containing protein — MALRRLPRVDAGDSSTTMPEAWWETLALIRTLWIDPRWVAAVLALLVALSAIWLAVRLRTRLRVLEERLRELRHDQQETDTALLALHGAIKAVAEDVIDQSQHQSSVKRALDRLADQQSELRLRSVDEGLYVQAIELIRLGRGRSEVRTLCGLTHAEVDLLFSLHGASVVRERSSGSR; from the coding sequence ATGGCTCTCCGCCGCCTGCCCAGGGTCGACGCCGGGGACTCATCGACGACTATGCCTGAAGCCTGGTGGGAGACGCTGGCTCTGATCCGGACCCTTTGGATCGATCCGCGTTGGGTGGCGGCTGTGCTGGCGCTGCTCGTCGCCCTGTCGGCCATCTGGCTGGCCGTGCGTCTGCGTACCCGGCTGCGCGTCCTGGAGGAGCGCCTGCGCGAGCTGCGACACGATCAGCAGGAAACCGATACGGCGCTCCTCGCCCTGCATGGCGCGATCAAGGCCGTGGCCGAGGACGTCATCGACCAGAGCCAGCATCAGTCCAGTGTCAAACGCGCCCTCGACCGGCTGGCCGATCAGCAGAGCGAGTTGCGCCTGCGCAGCGTCGACGAGGGTCTCTATGTCCAAGCCATCGAGTTGATCCGGCTCGGCCGTGGACGCAGCGAGGTTCGCACGCTCTGCGGCCTGACCCACGCCGAGGTCGATCTGCTCTTCAGCCTGCATGGCGCGAGTGTGGTGCGCGAAAGGTCGTCCGGCTCGCGTTGA
- a CDS encoding chemotaxis protein CheW, producing MTASDSRASQPVGSSSYVTFSLADETYAIDVLQVQEVLKLTEIAPVPGVPDYILGIINLRGDVVTVIDARRRLSLPVREPDEASRIVIIDVDNQNIGILVDSVAEVVQIPAASIDPAPAVGNDQTSRFILGVTSSDDGLTILIDLNKLLSDEEWASLREL from the coding sequence ATGACTGCATCCGATTCACGGGCGAGCCAGCCGGTCGGCTCCTCGTCCTATGTGACCTTCAGCCTGGCCGACGAGACCTATGCCATCGACGTGCTCCAGGTACAGGAAGTGCTCAAACTCACCGAGATCGCGCCCGTCCCCGGCGTGCCCGACTACATCCTGGGCATCATCAATCTGCGCGGGGACGTCGTGACCGTGATCGATGCGCGGCGACGTCTCTCGCTGCCGGTGCGCGAGCCGGACGAGGCCTCGCGCATCGTGATCATCGACGTGGACAACCAGAACATCGGGATCCTGGTCGACTCGGTGGCCGAGGTGGTCCAGATCCCGGCGGCCTCCATCGATCCGGCTCCCGCTGTCGGCAACGACCAGACCAGCCGCTTCATCCTGGGTGTCACCAGCTCGGATGACGGTCTGACCATCCTGATCGATCTCAACAAGCTGCTCTCCGACGAGGAGTGGGCGAGTCTGCGGGAGTTGTGA
- the motD gene encoding flagellar motor protein MotD — protein sequence MARRKRHEEHVNHEAWAIPYGDLVTLLMAFFVVMYAVSVVDAGKYSVLSESLIEAFGTSAPIDPIQIGDPILESNPVSDDVRRSLAPVEVIAGSPAIETTEPDLEPFSPTDVALAALIGSASEEERGRILGEIREMSTELEEAMGSLIEAGNIEIKRQPYWIEVAINSNLLFSSGSATLEPAARPVLARVARLLGRRDVRIHVEGHTDNLPINNTIYPSNWELSSGRAATVVNLFAQNGIDPERMVAIGYGQFQPTDSNATEAGRARNRRVAVIVLPDVRQARSGERTEPERLKSDFEVEPGPGIGVIQ from the coding sequence ATGGCGCGGCGCAAGCGGCACGAGGAGCACGTCAATCACGAGGCCTGGGCCATCCCCTATGGCGACCTGGTGACGCTCCTGATGGCCTTCTTCGTGGTCATGTACGCCGTCTCGGTAGTCGATGCCGGCAAGTACAGCGTGCTTTCCGAATCGCTGATCGAGGCCTTCGGCACGTCGGCACCCATCGATCCGATCCAGATCGGCGACCCGATCCTGGAGTCGAATCCAGTCAGCGACGACGTGCGCCGTTCGCTCGCCCCGGTCGAGGTCATCGCGGGGAGTCCGGCGATCGAAACGACCGAGCCGGACCTCGAACCCTTTTCGCCGACCGATGTTGCGCTCGCCGCCCTCATCGGCTCGGCCTCCGAAGAAGAGCGCGGGCGAATCCTCGGCGAGATCCGGGAGATGTCGACCGAACTGGAGGAGGCGATGGGTTCGTTGATCGAGGCCGGCAACATCGAGATCAAGCGTCAGCCCTACTGGATCGAAGTCGCCATCAACAGCAATCTGCTCTTTTCGAGCGGCTCGGCGACCCTGGAGCCGGCGGCACGGCCGGTGCTGGCCAGGGTGGCCCGACTGCTCGGACGACGCGACGTGCGCATCCATGTCGAGGGTCACACCGATAACCTGCCGATCAACAACACCATCTATCCGTCCAACTGGGAGCTGTCCTCCGGGCGCGCGGCGACCGTGGTCAATCTGTTCGCCCAGAACGGCATCGACCCCGAGCGCATGGTCGCTATCGGCTACGGCCAGTTCCAGCCCACCGACAGCAACGCGACCGAGGCCGGGCGGGCGCGCAACCGGCGTGTCGCCGTGATCGTGCTGCCGGATGTTCGGCAGGCGCGCTCCGGTGAACGCACCGAACCCGAGCGGCTGAAGTCGGATTTCGAGGTGGAGCCGGGGCCGGGCATCGGTGTGATCCAGTGA
- a CDS encoding flagellar motor protein, with amino-acid sequence MDILSLTGLLLGLVAILGGVVAKGSSVAALWNLAAFLIVVIGTLGATLVQTRVPVFLHAFRMFPWVFKPPRLESRGMIKRIVEWSQISRKEGLLGLEDRSNKEPDPFVRKGLQLLVDGAEPQTLRQILESDLDNSESFDLQGARVFESMGVYSPTLGIIGAVMGLMAVMQNLTEPSKLGQGIAAAFVATIYGVGLANLFFLPVSNKLKSIVQARVNHQTMLLEGLIAIAEGENPRNIENKLNGFIQG; translated from the coding sequence ATGGACATCCTGAGCCTGACCGGGTTACTGCTCGGGCTGGTGGCCATCCTCGGCGGTGTCGTCGCCAAGGGCAGCTCGGTGGCGGCGTTGTGGAATCTGGCAGCGTTCCTGATCGTGGTGATCGGTACCCTGGGCGCCACCCTGGTGCAGACCCGGGTTCCGGTTTTCCTGCATGCCTTCAGGATGTTCCCCTGGGTCTTCAAACCGCCGCGTCTGGAGTCGCGGGGCATGATCAAGCGTATCGTCGAGTGGTCGCAGATTTCGCGCAAGGAAGGGTTGCTGGGGCTGGAGGATCGCTCGAACAAAGAGCCGGATCCCTTCGTGCGCAAGGGGCTGCAATTGCTGGTCGATGGCGCCGAGCCGCAGACGCTGCGCCAGATCCTGGAGTCCGATCTCGACAACAGCGAGTCCTTCGATCTCCAGGGGGCGCGCGTCTTCGAGAGCATGGGGGTCTATTCGCCCACACTCGGCATCATCGGCGCGGTCATGGGACTGATGGCCGTGATGCAGAACCTGACCGAGCCGAGCAAGCTCGGGCAGGGGATCGCCGCCGCCTTCGTCGCGACCATCTATGGCGTGGGCCTGGCCAACCTCTTTTTCCTGCCGGTGTCCAACAAGCTGAAATCCATCGTCCAGGCCCGGGTCAACCATCAGACCATGCTGCTCGAAGGCTTGATCGCGATCGCCGAGGGCGAGAACCCGCGTAACATCGAGAACAAGCTCAACGGTTTCATTCAGGGGTGA
- a CDS encoding protein-glutamate methylesterase/protein-glutamine glutaminase has product MSLRVVVVDDSGFFRRRIVEILNADIGIDVVGTAANGQEAIEVVKRLNPDVVTMDIEMPVMDGITAVRRIMAESPRPILMFSTLTTEGAKATLDALDAGAMDFLPKRFSEMAKDEDSAKILLRRRVRALGRTRLTRPAATAPLDRPVLSGAAPQAAPARAAAPRLSPSATPLNSLRAVLIGTSTGGPVALQEVLKGLPKSFPLPIILVQHMPASFTPAFAERLNNLCQIDVKEAVSGDVLKPGSALLAPGGVQLILEGGAQPRVRIEESPPGTIYKPSVDITFRSAAAALRSQVLAVVLTGMGADGREGARELKSNGAHIWAQDAASCVVFGMPAAVIDAGLADQILPLKEVGPALVKGFC; this is encoded by the coding sequence ATGAGTCTACGTGTCGTCGTGGTCGACGATTCCGGCTTCTTCCGCCGGCGCATCGTCGAGATCCTCAACGCGGACATCGGTATCGATGTCGTCGGGACCGCCGCCAATGGCCAGGAGGCCATCGAGGTCGTCAAGCGTCTCAACCCGGACGTCGTCACCATGGACATCGAGATGCCGGTGATGGACGGTATCACGGCGGTGCGCCGCATCATGGCCGAGTCACCGCGCCCGATCCTGATGTTCTCGACCCTGACCACCGAGGGCGCCAAGGCGACGCTCGATGCGCTCGATGCCGGCGCCATGGACTTTCTGCCCAAGCGCTTCAGCGAAATGGCCAAGGATGAGGATTCGGCCAAGATCCTGCTGCGTCGGCGGGTGCGCGCGCTCGGTCGCACCCGGCTCACGCGTCCGGCGGCTACGGCGCCGCTCGATCGTCCCGTGCTGTCCGGGGCGGCGCCTCAGGCTGCACCGGCGCGCGCCGCCGCGCCGCGTCTCTCGCCCAGCGCCACGCCGCTGAATAGTCTGCGCGCGGTTCTGATCGGCACCTCAACCGGCGGGCCGGTGGCGCTGCAGGAGGTGCTCAAGGGGCTGCCCAAGAGCTTCCCGCTGCCGATCATCCTGGTCCAGCACATGCCGGCGAGCTTCACGCCGGCTTTCGCCGAGCGTCTGAACAATCTGTGCCAGATCGACGTCAAGGAGGCCGTCTCGGGCGACGTGCTCAAGCCAGGCAGCGCGCTGCTCGCCCCTGGGGGGGTACAGCTCATCCTGGAGGGCGGCGCCCAACCCAGGGTGCGCATCGAAGAGAGTCCGCCCGGCACCATCTACAAGCCGAGCGTCGACATCACCTTCAGGTCGGCGGCCGCCGCCCTGCGCTCGCAGGTGCTGGCCGTAGTGTTGACCGGCATGGGGGCCGACGGGCGCGAGGGCGCGCGCGAGCTCAAATCCAATGGTGCACATATCTGGGCGCAGGATGCGGCCAGCTGCGTGGTGTTCGGGATGCCGGCGGCGGTGATCGACGCCGGTCTCGCCGATCAGATCCTACCGCTCAAGGAGGTCGGACCAGCCTTGGTCAAGGGTTTCTGTTGA
- a CDS encoding chemotaxis protein CheA, whose product MAIDPNDEILQDFLVEAGELLEALNEQLIDLEQNPNDRDLLNAVFRSFHTIKGGAGFLNLNALVVVCHHAEDVFNLLRNGERRIDPVLMDVVLRVLDVLNVMFGDLKSAREPEPAPPALIADLAALAVPDAAGTSAPEPAPEPVPEPPPVAESEPLSARPPEPTPAPAIEAGSTAESADEITEAEFEALLDALSGQPAESASIDRAAVAPEPLVPAPPAEPPGTVSVAEEATGANDLITDDEFESLLDQLHGSGAAKPVETPKPSPLPVPSRPAASASLQPPVPAADPFDTAKAQRAAAVPAGETSVRVDTQRLDEIMNLVGELVLVRNRLSMLRVRTGDEEIGKAIASLALVTSDLQAAVMKTRMQPVKKVFSRFPRVVRDLARNLGKEIELETFGEETDLDKNLVEALADPLVHLIRNAVDHGIEMPDEREAKGKPRRGTVVLGAAQEGDHISLLIQDDGRGMDPEKLRAKSVEKGLLDPSQAERLSTRECFDLIFMAGFSTKEEISDVSGRGVGMDVVKTRIAQLNGTVEIDSKLGVGTKLNVKLPLTLAILPALMVILDGRRFAIPLASVSEILDLDLTRTHFVDDQEAIMVRNHALPLYYASRWLHPYRLVEPKSDSHVVVVHVAQRKIGLVVDDLVGQEEVVIKPLGKGLHGVPGLAGATITGDGGIALIIDIPALVRLMSQPGYGGRASHAQLQPAETGMPA is encoded by the coding sequence ATGGCAATCGATCCGAATGACGAAATCCTCCAGGACTTTCTGGTCGAGGCCGGTGAACTGCTGGAGGCGCTCAACGAGCAGCTGATCGATCTGGAGCAGAACCCCAACGATCGCGATCTGCTCAATGCGGTCTTCCGCAGCTTCCACACCATCAAGGGCGGTGCGGGCTTCCTCAATCTCAATGCCCTGGTCGTGGTCTGTCATCATGCCGAGGACGTCTTCAATCTGCTGCGCAATGGCGAGCGCCGCATCGACCCGGTTCTCATGGACGTGGTGCTGCGCGTACTCGACGTGCTCAACGTCATGTTCGGCGATCTCAAGTCGGCGCGTGAGCCCGAGCCGGCTCCACCGGCACTGATCGCAGATCTGGCGGCGCTCGCCGTTCCGGACGCGGCGGGGACGAGTGCACCCGAACCCGCGCCGGAGCCGGTACCCGAACCACCGCCCGTCGCCGAGTCCGAGCCGCTCAGCGCTCGACCGCCCGAGCCGACGCCGGCGCCCGCAATCGAGGCCGGCTCCACGGCCGAATCGGCCGACGAGATCACCGAGGCTGAGTTCGAGGCGCTGCTCGATGCGCTCTCGGGGCAGCCTGCCGAGTCAGCATCCATCGATCGCGCGGCGGTCGCCCCCGAGCCACTGGTACCGGCGCCGCCAGCCGAACCGCCTGGGACAGTGTCTGTCGCCGAGGAGGCGACCGGCGCCAATGATCTGATCACGGACGACGAATTCGAGTCATTACTCGACCAATTGCATGGCTCGGGAGCGGCGAAGCCCGTCGAGACACCTAAACCGAGTCCGCTGCCGGTTCCAAGCCGCCCGGCGGCCAGTGCCTCCCTCCAGCCTCCCGTGCCTGCCGCCGATCCGTTCGACACGGCCAAGGCCCAGCGCGCGGCCGCTGTGCCCGCCGGTGAGACCTCGGTGCGGGTCGATACCCAGCGGCTCGACGAGATCATGAATCTGGTCGGCGAGCTGGTGCTGGTGCGCAATCGCTTGAGCATGCTGCGCGTGCGCACCGGCGACGAGGAGATCGGCAAGGCGATCGCCTCGCTGGCGCTCGTCACCTCGGACCTGCAGGCAGCGGTCATGAAGACCCGGATGCAGCCGGTCAAGAAGGTCTTCAGCCGCTTCCCGCGCGTGGTGCGCGATCTGGCGCGCAATCTCGGCAAGGAGATCGAGTTGGAGACCTTCGGCGAGGAAACCGATCTCGACAAGAATCTGGTCGAGGCGCTCGCCGATCCGCTGGTGCATCTGATCCGCAACGCGGTCGACCACGGCATCGAGATGCCCGATGAGCGCGAAGCCAAGGGCAAGCCGCGCCGGGGCACCGTGGTGCTGGGCGCGGCTCAGGAGGGCGATCACATCTCGCTGCTGATCCAGGACGACGGACGCGGCATGGATCCCGAGAAGCTGCGCGCCAAGTCCGTCGAAAAGGGACTGCTCGATCCCAGTCAGGCCGAGCGCCTCTCGACACGCGAATGCTTCGATCTGATCTTCATGGCCGGCTTCTCGACCAAGGAGGAGATCTCGGACGTCTCGGGGCGCGGGGTCGGCATGGACGTGGTCAAGACTCGGATCGCCCAGCTCAATGGCACCGTCGAGATCGACTCCAAACTCGGAGTCGGCACCAAACTCAACGTCAAACTGCCGCTGACGCTCGCCATCCTGCCGGCGCTCATGGTCATCCTCGATGGCCGGCGCTTCGCCATCCCCTTGGCCTCGGTCTCGGAGATCCTGGATCTGGATCTCACGCGCACCCATTTCGTCGACGACCAGGAGGCCATCATGGTGCGCAACCATGCCTTGCCCCTCTATTACGCCTCGCGCTGGCTGCATCCCTATCGTCTGGTCGAACCCAAGTCGGACTCGCACGTGGTCGTGGTCCATGTCGCTCAGCGCAAGATCGGTCTGGTCGTCGACGATCTGGTCGGTCAGGAAGAGGTCGTGATCAAGCCGCTCGGCAAGGGGCTGCACGGCGTTCCCGGACTGGCCGGCGCGACCATCACGGGTGACGGCGGGATCGCGCTCATCATCGACATCCCGGCGCTGGTACGCCTCATGAGTCAGCCGGGGTACGGCGGACGGGCCTCACACGCGCAGCTGCAACCGGCCGAGACGGGGATGCCGGCATGA
- a CDS encoding protein phosphatase CheZ: MDNDEERLSLQLDLARRLVEQLEAGDRAGADESIRQLRLPYERELFEELGKLTRDLHEALNSFRGDSRLIELTRDEIPDAKERLNYVVSMTEQATHRTLNALDESMPIAESLHDRSATLHEQWSRFRNRELSVDEFRELARELDDFLTQSGQETERLKSLMSEILMAQDYQDLTGQIIRRVIRLVHEVEENLVGLIRLSSARMELPKVAKASPDETEASEVRGHGPIVPNTQDAGADVVSGQDDVDALLSSLGF, translated from the coding sequence ATGGACAACGATGAAGAACGTCTGAGTCTACAGCTGGATCTGGCGCGTCGTCTGGTCGAGCAGTTGGAGGCCGGAGATCGCGCCGGGGCCGACGAGAGCATCCGTCAGCTGCGCCTGCCCTATGAGCGCGAACTCTTCGAGGAACTCGGCAAGCTCACGCGCGACCTGCACGAGGCGCTCAACAGCTTCCGCGGCGACTCGCGCCTGATCGAACTGACCCGCGACGAGATCCCGGACGCCAAGGAGCGTCTGAACTATGTCGTCTCCATGACCGAGCAGGCGACGCATCGCACGCTCAACGCGCTCGACGAGTCCATGCCCATCGCCGAGTCGCTCCACGACCGTTCGGCGACGCTGCACGAGCAATGGAGCCGCTTTCGCAATCGCGAACTGTCGGTCGACGAATTTCGCGAGCTGGCGCGCGAGCTCGACGACTTCCTGACCCAGAGCGGACAGGAGACCGAACGCCTCAAATCGCTGATGTCCGAGATCCTGATGGCCCAGGACTATCAGGATCTCACCGGTCAGATCATTCGGCGGGTCATCCGGCTGGTGCATGAGGTCGAGGAGAACCTGGTCGGACTCATCCGGCTGTCGAGCGCCCGGATGGAGTTGCCCAAGGTCGCCAAGGCGAGTCCGGACGAAACCGAAGCGTCAGAGGTTCGAGGGCATGGACCGATCGTACCCAATACGCAGGACGCGGGCGCCGATGTCGTCAGCGGACAGGACGACGTGGATGCACTGCTCTCCAGTCTGGGCTTCTAG
- the cheY gene encoding chemotaxis response regulator CheY: MKILIVDDFSTMRRIIKNLLRELGFSNTSEADDGSTALPMLKSGGFDFLITDWNMPNMEGIALLKAVRADPMLKSLPVLMVTAEAKRDQIVEAAQAGVNGYIVKPFTAETLKEKIDKIFERLDAQG, encoded by the coding sequence ATGAAAATTCTCATCGTGGACGATTTCTCCACCATGAGACGCATCATCAAGAACCTGCTGCGTGAGCTGGGGTTCAGCAATACCTCCGAAGCCGACGATGGCAGCACCGCGCTGCCGATGCTCAAGAGCGGCGGCTTCGACTTCCTGATCACCGACTGGAACATGCCGAACATGGAGGGCATCGCACTGCTCAAGGCGGTGCGCGCCGACCCCATGCTCAAGTCGCTGCCGGTGCTCATGGTGACCGCCGAGGCCAAGCGCGACCAGATCGTCGAGGCGGCCCAAGCCGGCGTCAACGGCTATATCGTCAAACCCTTCACCGCCGAGACGCTGAAGGAAAAGATCGACAAGATCTTTGAGCGCCTCGATGCGCAGGGATGA
- a CDS encoding RNA polymerase sigma factor FliA, protein MVRARSRMGYASAGDEAARLVSEHVDLVRRIAHHLVARLPASVQVEDLIQSGMVGLIEAARQFQTGQGATFATYAGIRVRGAMIDELRRADWTPRSVHRNSRRIAEAIHQVESREGRAASDREIAETLGVTLDDYHGMLQDTASCQILGLEDLFGEDADSDRFLPGAGTAPTEQLEREQFAQALAEALADLPERERLVLALYYDEELNLREIGAVLDVTESRVSQIRSQALHRLRGRLSDWTRAGPGA, encoded by the coding sequence ATGGTCCGCGCCCGGTCTCGGATGGGGTATGCGAGCGCCGGCGACGAGGCGGCGCGGCTGGTGTCCGAGCATGTCGATTTGGTGCGGCGCATCGCCCATCATCTGGTGGCGCGGTTGCCGGCCTCTGTTCAGGTCGAGGATCTGATACAGTCCGGCATGGTCGGACTGATCGAGGCGGCGCGCCAGTTCCAGACGGGACAGGGCGCGACCTTCGCCACCTATGCCGGCATTCGTGTGCGCGGAGCCATGATCGACGAGCTGAGGCGCGCCGACTGGACGCCGCGTTCGGTGCATCGCAACAGTCGCCGTATCGCCGAGGCGATCCATCAGGTCGAATCACGCGAAGGACGCGCGGCCAGTGATCGCGAGATCGCCGAAACACTGGGGGTCACACTCGACGACTATCATGGCATGTTGCAGGATACGGCCAGTTGCCAGATCCTAGGGCTGGAAGACCTGTTTGGCGAGGACGCCGACAGCGACAGGTTCCTGCCTGGGGCGGGCACCGCTCCGACCGAGCAACTGGAGCGCGAGCAGTTCGCCCAGGCCTTGGCCGAGGCGCTGGCGGACTTACCGGAACGCGAGCGCCTGGTGCTCGCGCTCTACTATGATGAAGAACTCAATCTGCGCGAAATCGGAGCCGTTCTCGATGTCACCGAGTCGCGCGTGAGCCAGATTCGCAGTCAGGCCCTGCACCGTCTGCGGGGCCGTTTGAGCGACTGGACCCGAGCGGGACCCGGCGCGTGA
- a CDS encoding MinD/ParA family protein, with product MQPTRNRPFLSLAIASGKGGVGKTNVAVNLSVALARLGRNVMLFDADLGLANADLMLGLRPTKTLHDLVAGRVERLEDVLLPGPDGLLLVPSASGIGSMANLTPAEHLGLIRAFSSYDKPLDILVVDTAAGVHDSVTSFCKAVQQVFVVVCDEPASLTDAYALIKVLHQEHGVRRFRIICNMLRDIESGQRLMRKLSAVCANYLPDVVLETAAMIPMDDKLRLAVQRRQPVVSLYPGSPAGRVFNDLARRIDAARGGATDLGGIGFFVERLLQGA from the coding sequence ATGCAGCCTACTAGGAACCGGCCCTTTCTGAGCCTCGCCATCGCCAGCGGCAAGGGCGGCGTCGGCAAGACCAATGTCGCGGTCAATCTGTCCGTGGCCCTGGCGCGGCTGGGTCGCAACGTCATGCTCTTCGACGCTGACCTGGGCTTGGCCAACGCCGACCTGATGCTCGGACTGCGTCCGACCAAGACGCTGCACGATCTGGTCGCCGGGCGCGTCGAGCGTCTGGAGGACGTGCTACTGCCCGGTCCGGACGGGCTGTTGCTGGTGCCTTCGGCCTCCGGCATCGGTTCGATGGCCAATCTGACGCCGGCCGAGCATCTGGGCCTGATCCGCGCCTTCAGCAGCTATGACAAGCCGCTCGATATCCTGGTCGTCGACACGGCGGCAGGCGTCCATGATTCGGTCACCAGCTTCTGCAAGGCCGTCCAGCAGGTGTTCGTGGTGGTCTGCGACGAACCGGCGTCCTTGACAGATGCCTATGCACTGATCAAGGTTCTACATCAGGAGCACGGGGTGCGTCGTTTTCGGATAATCTGCAACATGCTACGCGACATCGAATCCGGTCAGCGTCTGATGCGCAAACTCTCGGCTGTCTGCGCCAACTATCTGCCGGATGTGGTGCTGGAGACGGCGGCCATGATCCCGATGGACGACAAGCTGCGTCTGGCGGTGCAGCGACGCCAGCCCGTGGTCAGCCTCTATCCGGGCAGTCCGGCCGGCCGCGTCTTCAACGACCTGGCACGTCGGATCGATGCCGCGCGCGGCGGCGCCACTGACCTGGGCGGCATCGGCTTTTTCGTCGAGCGTCTGCTGCAAGGCGCCTAG